The nucleotide sequence AGGTCGACGCGTTCATCGTGTATGCGATGGCGGCGGCCCGGCAGGCGCTGGAGGATGCGGGGTGGGCGCCGAAGACGCCGGACGAGCAGAACGCCACCGGCGTGCTGATCGGCTCCGGCATCGGCGGCATCGAGGGCATCGCCGAAGCCGGCGTCATCCTCAAGGAACGCGGTCCCCGCCGCATCTCGCCGTTCTTCATTCCGGGGCGGCTGATCAACCTCGCCTCCGGCTACGTGTCGATCGAGCACGGGCTGAAGGGGCCGAATCACGCGGTGGTCACCGCCTGCTCCACCGGTGCGCACGCCATTGGCGATGCCTCCCGGCTGGTCGCGCTCGGCGACGCCGACGTGATGGTGGCGGGCGGCACCGAATCGCCGCTCAGCCGTCTGGCCATCGCCGGCTTCTGCTCCTGCCGGGCGCTGTCGACCGGCTTCAACGACGAGCCGACCCGCGCCTCCCGTCCCTGGGACAAGGATCGCGACGGCTTCGTGATGGGCGAGGGCGCCGGCGTGGTGGTGCTCGAAGCCTATGAGCACGCCAAGGCGCGCGGCGCCCGCATCTATGCCGAGGTGATCGGCTACGGCATGTCGGGTGACGCCTATCACATCACCGCGCCGTCGGAGAGCGGCGACGGTGCCTATCGCTGCATGCAGGCGGCACTGCGCCGGGCCGGCATCGGCGCGGACGAAGTCGACTACATCAACGCGCACGGCACCTCGACGCCGATGGGCGACGAGATCGAGCTCGGCGCGGTGCAGCGCCTGCTCGGCAACGCCACCGACCGGGTGTCGATGTCCTCCACCAAGTCGGCGACCGGGCACCTGCTCGGCGCGGCCGGCGCGGTCGAGGCGATCTTCTCCATCCTGGCGCTGCGCGACCAGGTGGCGCCGCCGACGCTCAACCTCGACAATCCGTCGGTCGACACCCCGATCGATCTCGTCGCGCACACCGCGCGCAAGCGGCCGATCGAGGTCGCGCTGTCGAATTCGTTCGGGTTCGGCGGCACCAACGCCTCGCTGGTCTTCCGCAAGGCGAACTAAGCCGACGCCGTCCGGTTCGCGCGGCGACCTCA is from Blastochloris viridis and encodes:
- the fabF gene encoding beta-ketoacyl-ACP synthase II translates to MRRVVVTGLGMVSPLGCGVEASWSRILKGESGLSRIESFDVSDLPCKVSAQIPRGDGSNGTFSPDQWMEPKEARKVDAFIVYAMAAARQALEDAGWAPKTPDEQNATGVLIGSGIGGIEGIAEAGVILKERGPRRISPFFIPGRLINLASGYVSIEHGLKGPNHAVVTACSTGAHAIGDASRLVALGDADVMVAGGTESPLSRLAIAGFCSCRALSTGFNDEPTRASRPWDKDRDGFVMGEGAGVVVLEAYEHAKARGARIYAEVIGYGMSGDAYHITAPSESGDGAYRCMQAALRRAGIGADEVDYINAHGTSTPMGDEIELGAVQRLLGNATDRVSMSSTKSATGHLLGAAGAVEAIFSILALRDQVAPPTLNLDNPSVDTPIDLVAHTARKRPIEVALSNSFGFGGTNASLVFRKAN